A window from Megalobrama amblycephala isolate DHTTF-2021 linkage group LG9, ASM1881202v1, whole genome shotgun sequence encodes these proteins:
- the snrnp40 gene encoding U5 small nuclear ribonucleoprotein 40 kDa protein: MIEPKKRVADMAVVPVGVKRPRTELVAAAQSQQLSAMGPPRSSSLQAPIMLLSGHEGEVYCCKFHPNGATLASSGYDRLILMWNVYGECENYATLKGHSGAVMELHYNTDGSLLFSASTDKTVCVWDSETGERVKRLKGHTSFVNSCFPARRGPQLACTGSDDGTVKLWDIRKKASVHTFQNTYQVLSVTFNDTSDQIISGGIDNDIKVWDLRQNKLIYSMQGHGDSVTGLSLSADGSYLLSNSMDNSVRVWDIRPFAPKERCVKIFQGNVHNFEKNLLRCCWSPDGGKIAAGSADRFVYIWDTTSRRILYKLPGHAGSVNEVAFHPEEPIVLSGSSDKRLYIGEIQ; encoded by the exons ATGATCGAACCGAAGAAGCGCGTTGCAGACATGGCAGTCGTTCCCGTCGGTGTGAAGCGGCCCCGGACAGAGCTGGTGGCTGCAGCGCAGTCCCAACAACTCTCTGCTATG GGCCCCCCACGCAGCTCCAGTCTGCAGGCTCCCATAATGCTGCTCTCCGGTCATGAAGGTGAAGTTTACTGCTGCAAGTTTCACCCCAATGGAGCCACACTAGCCTCTTCTGGATACGACCGCCTCATCT TGATGTGGAATGTCTATGGAGAATGTGAGAATTATGCCACGCTTAAAGGCCACAGTGGAGCTGTGATGGAGCTTCATTATAATACGGATGGCAG TCTGCTGTTCTCAGCCAGTACGGACAAGACCGTATGCGTGTGGGACAGTGAGACAGGGGAGCGTGTGAAGCGTCTGAAAGGTCACACGTCCTTTGTGAACTCATGTTTTCCGGCGCGGCGTGGCCCACAGCTGGCCTGCACGGGCAGCGATGATGGAACTGTAAAG CTGTGGGACATCAGGAAGAAGGCCTCTGTTCACACGTTCCAGAACACGTATCAGGTTCTTAGTGTGACATTCAATGACACCAGTGACCAGATCATCTCAGGAGGCATCGACAACGACATAAAG GTGTGGGACCTCAGACAAAACAAACTGATTTACAGTATGCAGGGTCACGGAGACTCTGTGACCGGTCTGAGTCTCAGCGCAGACGGATCCTACCTGCTGTCTAACTCCATGGATAACAGCG TGCGTGTCTGGGATATCCGTCCATTTGCACCAAAGGAGAGGTGTGTGAAGATCTTTCAGGGAAATGTCCATAACTTTGAGAAG AATCTTCTCAGATGCTGCTGGTCTCCTGATGGGGGTAAGATTGCTGCCGGATCTGCTGACAG GTTTGTGTATATTTGGGACACAACGTCGCGTAGGATCCTTTATAAGCTGCCTGGTCATGCTGGGTCTGTCAATGAGGTGGCTTTCCATCCAGAAGAGCCCATTG TTCTGTCTGGATCCAGTGATAAGCGCCTCTACATCGGAGAGATTCAataa
- the nkain1 gene encoding sodium/potassium-transporting ATPase subunit beta-1-interacting protein 1, with product MGRCDGRCTLVVICCLQLVAALQRQVFDFLGYQWAPILANFLHIVAVILGVFGTVQIRSRYLILYAVWLVVWVGWNSFIICFYLEVGHLSQDRDFLMTFNTSLHRSWWMENGPGCLVTPVPDSPLAPQDHHVITVSGCLLDYQYIEVVSSALQVFLALFGFVYACYVSKVFQDDEDSFDYIGRLDSYSYQPPQKSSHLQLQPLYTAG from the exons ATGGGTCGGTGCGACGGGAGGTGCACGCTGGTGGTCATCTGCTGCCTGCAGCTG GTCGCTGCATTACAGAGGCAGGTGTTTGACTTTTTGGGATATCAGTGGGCTCCCATCCTTGCCAATTTCCTCCATATCGTGGCCGTCATTTTGGGAGTGTTTGGAACTGTGCAGATCCGCTCCAGATATCTTATACTG TATGCCGTGTGGCTTGTGGTCTGGGTCGGCTGGAACTCTTTCATCATCTGTTTTTACCTGGAAGTTGGTCACCTGTCACAG GACAGGGATTTCCTAATGACATTTAACACATCACTTCATCGTTCCTGGTGGATGGAGAATGGACCTGGTTGCTTAGTTACTCCGGTGCCTGATTCACCATTGGCTCCTCAGGATCATCATGTGATCACTGTCAGTGGCTGCCTACTGGACTACCAGTACATAGAGGTGGTCAGCTCAGCCTTGCAAGTGTTTCTTGCA CTCTTTGGATTTGTTTATGCCTGCTATGTCAGTAAAGTCTTCCAGGATGATGAGGACAGCT TTGATTACATTGGTAGATTGGACTCTTATAGTTACCAGCCTCCGCAGAAGAGCTCTCACTTACAGCTGCAGCCTCTCTATAC GGCTGGATAG